Proteins encoded together in one Oncorhynchus masou masou isolate Uvic2021 chromosome 3, UVic_Omas_1.1, whole genome shotgun sequence window:
- the LOC135517311 gene encoding calcium-activated potassium channel subunit beta-2-like has translation MFFVTGAKSAGGASSGGGATRSIYQKFRDVDLLDKKTVTALKAGEDRAILLGLAMVIASIMMYFVLGITILRSYADSVWTEESVCIVVNSTIMADVNCSYSCGSDCWRGSKYPCLQVYVSVNTTGRLSRLSHNEESWDSNFECFYVPKCHKDTAAMHHMIVNISERLKPHQQVPCYYDPSDQQESALLTRLYDHSTVFYSLFWPSCMLTGGTAIIFMVKLTQYLSIMCEQVVKIKR, from the exons ATGTTCTTTGTGACAGGGGCCAAAAGTGCAGGAGGGGCATCATCGGGAGGAGGAGCGACGAG GTCCATCTACCAGAAGTTCCGGGATGTTGACCTGCTGGACAAGAAGACGGTGACGGCTCTGAAAGCTGGAGAGGACCGGGCTATTCTCCTGGGCCTGGCCATGGTCATTGCGTCGATCATGATGTACTTTGTCCTGGGCATCACCATTCTACGCTCTTATGCAGACAG TGTGTGGACAGAGGAGAGTGTCTGTATTGTGGTCAACTCCACCATCATGGCAGACGTGAACTGCTCTTACAGCTGTGGCTCGGACTGCTGGAGAGGCTCTAAGTACCCCTGTCTGCAGGTCTACGTCAGTGTCAACACCACGGGCAGGCTCAGCCGCTTATCTCACAATGAGGAGAGCTGGGACTCCAACTTTGAG TGTTTCTACGTACCAAAGTGTCACAAGGACACTGCAGCCATGCACCACATGATCGTGAACATCTCAGAACGCCTGAAGCCGCACCAGCAGGTGCCCTGCTATTACGACCCCAGCGACCAGCAGGAGAGCGCCCTCTTGACCCGACTGTATGACCACAGCACCGTCTTCTACTCGCTCTTCTGGCCCTCCTGCATGCTCACGGGGGGCACTGCCATAATCTTCATGGTCAAACTCACCCAGTACCTCTCCATTATGTGTGAGCAGGTAGTCAAGATCAAGAGGTGA